One Mangifera indica cultivar Alphonso chromosome 4, CATAS_Mindica_2.1, whole genome shotgun sequence genomic region harbors:
- the LOC123213814 gene encoding 3-ketoacyl-CoA synthase 7: MISKLLTMVTIVFTYFILSNSTTIAESSISFTHFFVVYALLFTIMYYSIRSDGVYLVDFTCYTPGDHLRVPMSNFVEHLEVSNVFNQESCDFQVKVLERAGVGDEACMPTTLHEIPPGVTLKLSREEIKEVLFTVVKDLLSRRKINPKSIDILVSNCSLFCPTPSITSMIINKFGLRSNIKSFSLSGMGCSAGMLSISLVKDLLKVHKNSLALVLSIEAVTPNGYSGCTKSMLIANTIFRMGGAAILLSNRHKDKHIAKYKLQHLIRTHMGSDDQSYMSVIQQDDEAGEIGVSLSRSLVPVAGKALKTNISQLGPLVLPYSEQLQYGWSVLRQKIWSVPGKKELHVPNFRKAFEHFCIHAGGRSIIQAVEDNLKLLKEDGEASRMTLHRFGNTSSSSVWYELCYLEAKGKMKKGDRVWQIAFGSGFKTNSAVWKCILDLDPDVRNAWSDRIHLYPVSSPDII, translated from the coding sequence ATGATATCCAAGCTTTTGACAATGGTGACAATTGTATTCACATATTTCATCCTTTCAAACTCAACAACCATTGCAGAATCATCCATCTCCTTCACTCATTTCTTTGTTGTGTATGCTTTACTATTTACAATCATGTATTATAGTATAAGATCTGATGGTGTTTACCTTGTTGACTTTACTTGCTACACACCAGGAGATCACTTGCGAGTACCAATGTCCAATTTCGTTGAACATTTAGAGGTAAGTAACGTTTTCAATCAAGAGAGCTGCGATTTTCAAGTGAAGGTTCTTGAAAGAGCAGGCGTTGGTGATGAAGCCTGCATGCCTACTACTTTGCATGAGATACCACCTGGTGTGACTTTGAAGTTGTCTcgagaagaaattaaagaagttCTCTTCACAGTTGTGAAAGATCTTCTTTCCAGGCGGAAAATAAATCCGAAAAGTATTGATATCCTTGTATCAAATTGTAGCCTTTTCTGTCCTACTCCTTCCATCACTAGTATGATCATAAATAAGTTTGGACTCCGAAGCAACATAAAGAGCTTCAGCCTAAGTGGGATGGGTTGCAGCGCTGGAATGTTGTCAATAAGTCTGGTAAAGGATCTCCTTAAAGTTCACAAAAACTCATTGGCTTTAGTTCTCAGCATTGAAGCTGTTACTCCCAATGGTTATAGCGGTTGTACAAAGTCCATGCTTATCGCCAACACTATATTCCGTATGGGAGGAGCAGCTATTTTGTTATCAAACAGGCACAAAGACAAGCACATCGCCAAGTACAAGCTCCAGCACCTTATCCGAACCCACATGGGATCTGATGATCAATCATACATGTCTGTGATCCAGCAAGATGACGAAGCTGGGGAAATAGGAGTGTCATTGTCGCGATCACTAGTACCTGTTGCAGGCAAAGCATTAAAGACCAACATATCACAGTTAGGCCCCCTTGTATTACCATACTCTGAGCAACTTCAATATGGGTGGTCAGTGCTTCGACAGAAAATTTGGTCTGTACCTGGAAAAAAGGAACTTCATGTGCCAAATTTCAGAAAAGCTTTTGAGCACTTCTGCATACATGCTGGCGGAAGGTCTATAATTCAAGCTGTGGAGGATAATCTGAAGCTGCTTAAGGAAGATGGAGAAGCTTCAAGGATGACCCTTCATAGATTTGGGAACACTTCATCTTCTTCAGTTTGGTATGAGCTTTGCTACCTGGAggcaaaaggaaaaatgaagaaGGGAGACCGGGTTTGGCAAATTGCATTTGGCAGTGGCTTTAAGACTAACAGTGCTGTCTGGAAATGTATTTTAGATCTTGATCCAGATGTAAGAAATGCATGGTCTGATAGAATCCATCTCTACCCTGTAAGCAGTCCAGATATTATCTAA